The Tenebrio molitor chromosome 3, icTenMoli1.1, whole genome shotgun sequence genome contains a region encoding:
- the LOC138125664 gene encoding very long chain fatty acid elongase 7-like, with the protein MNSPLQPAAIMALYTFFLFNLGPKFMKNRDAFSLKKVIMAYNFVQIVLNFVVFVMVAKVMPNFNPCCSLLNTSNSPEDIAIRRAHYCYTLLKFLDLFDTIFFVLRKKHQQITVLHIHHHIGMAVTTWATAKYLPGGVVFFVFIWNTFIHVLMYSYYLFTSIHSMRGAWWKKYLTQLQLCL; encoded by the exons ATGAATTCCCCCTTGCAGCCCGCCGCAATCATGGCCCTTTATACATTCTTCCTCTTCAATTTAGGACCAAAGTTCATGAAAAATCGCGACGCTTTCAGTTTGAAAAAGGTGATAATGGCTTACAACTTCGTCCAGATTGTTCTAAATTTTGTCGTGTTCGTAATG gTTGCCAAGGTCATGCCAAATTTTAATCCGTGCTGCAGTCTTCTGAACACCTCCAACAGTCCAGAAGATATTGCGATCAGGCGAGCGCATTATTGTTACactcttttgaaatttttggatCTTTTTGACACG ATCTTCTTTGTCCTGCGTAAGAAACATCAACAGATCACGGTTTTACACATACATCATCATATAGGAATGGCCGTAACCACTTGGGCAACCGCAAAGTATCTTCCCGGGGGTGTTGTTTTTTTCGTCTTTATTTGGAACACTTTTATACACGTGCTCATGTACAGTTATTACTTGTTCACTTCAATCCATTCGATGAGAGGCGCCtggtggaaaaaatatttgacgcAGTTACAACTG TGTTTATGA